A single Candidatus Methylacidithermus pantelleriae DNA region contains:
- the gap gene encoding type I glyceraldehyde-3-phosphate dehydrogenase produces MVRVAINGFGRIGRLVLRAIVDRKLLGAKLDVVAVNDVVPADNLAYLLKYDSNYGRFPWPVSSARSRPDLPEPDMLIIGDHRIRCLTVPEGPIAMPWKELEVDLVIESTGLFTTADKARGHLKAGAKKVLITAPAKGEDLTVVMGVNDDRLDPERHVIVSNASCTTNALAPLVHVLLKEGFGIEEGLMTTVHSYTASQKVVDGPSRKDWKGGRAAAINIIPSTTGAAKAVGLVCPQVAGKLTGMAFRVPSPTVSVVDLTVRTSRETSYREICQAMQNASQTYLQGILGYTNEEVVSTDFVGDTRSSIFDAGSGIELNSRFFKLVAWYDNEWGYAHRCVDLALRMAEGM; encoded by the coding sequence ATGGTTCGTGTGGCAATTAATGGTTTTGGACGGATTGGGCGGCTCGTCCTTCGAGCGATCGTCGACCGAAAGCTTCTAGGTGCGAAGCTAGACGTGGTCGCGGTAAACGATGTAGTCCCGGCTGACAACCTAGCTTATCTACTAAAATACGATTCCAATTATGGACGCTTTCCCTGGCCGGTCTCCAGTGCTCGATCTCGTCCAGATCTTCCAGAGCCGGATATGCTGATCATCGGAGATCACCGGATCCGGTGCTTGACGGTGCCCGAGGGACCGATCGCCATGCCTTGGAAAGAGCTCGAGGTGGACCTAGTAATCGAATCGACAGGTCTTTTTACCACAGCCGACAAGGCCAGAGGTCACCTCAAGGCTGGAGCCAAAAAGGTTCTGATTACAGCCCCCGCAAAAGGCGAAGATCTTACCGTGGTGATGGGTGTTAACGACGACCGGCTGGATCCTGAACGCCACGTCATTGTGTCTAACGCCAGTTGCACAACCAACGCGCTAGCGCCTTTGGTACACGTGCTTCTTAAGGAGGGATTTGGAATCGAGGAAGGTCTTATGACCACCGTCCATAGCTATACGGCAAGCCAAAAGGTTGTGGACGGGCCTTCTCGTAAGGACTGGAAGGGAGGGCGAGCCGCGGCGATCAACATCATCCCCTCGACCACCGGAGCCGCAAAGGCCGTTGGACTTGTGTGCCCGCAGGTAGCGGGGAAGCTCACCGGGATGGCCTTTCGCGTGCCAAGCCCCACGGTTTCTGTGGTGGACTTGACGGTCCGGACCTCCCGGGAAACCTCGTATCGAGAAATCTGCCAGGCAATGCAGAACGCCAGCCAAACCTACCTCCAAGGAATTCTCGGGTATACGAACGAGGAAGTAGTTTCCACGGATTTTGTTGGAGATACGCGTTCCAGCATCTTTGATGCCGGCTCAGGGATTGAGCTTAATTCCCGATTTTTTAAGCTAGTCGCCTGGTATGATAACGAATGGGGATATGCACACCGGTGCGTGGACTTAGCTCTTCGGATGGCCGAGGGAATGTAG